The genomic DNA CCCCCATGGTCCGGCATGCGAGACCGCGGTATGTTGCGAACCGTACTACTCTCGCCCCTGGACCAGATTATTCTATTTGTTCTTTTCTTCTGCTCTTTTGGAAAACCCGCCTAACCGCGGGCTTTTTATTTATTCCAAAAAGGCGTATAATAAGGGTGTCTTAAATATTCATTTTTTTTAAAGAGGTTGGAAAAGGGAAAACAATAAAAATTATTTTATGAACGGACAAAATAAAACAGTTTATGTATTTATAGACGCATCAAATGTTTGGAATGCGGTTAAGTCGGTAAAAAAGTTTATTGAATACAAAACTCTTAAAGATTATTTTAGGAAAAATTTTAACGCAGACAAGGTTGAAATTTTTTATTATGACGCCTATCCAAAAACCGGAACAAGAGATTATGATTTGGATGGAAAGCATAAATTCTTTACTTATCTTAAAAAGGGGCTTGGTTTTACCGTAAGAAAAAAAGAATTAAAAAGAATCTCTGTTATTAGCGAGAGCGGAGAATCTATTATAGAAAAAGGAAATATGGATGTGGAAATAACGATTGACGCAATGCATAACATTCATAAATATAATATAGCCATTTTTTTTAGCGGCGACGCTGATTTTCTTGCGCTGGTGAATTATTTGAAAAACGGCGGCAAAAAGGTTTATATCTTTTCGTCAGAAGATAATATTTCTCACGAACTAAAAACTGGCGGGGATGGTTATTTTGATTTGAAAGATATACATGAATTTTGGGGTAAAGATTTAAAACATCGTGTAAAATGATAATATATAAACGAAAGTCACCCTCAATTAAGAGGGTGACCCTTGGATGTATAACCCTAACAGTTCTATGGATAGAACCGAAAGACATTATCAGTATAGATAAATTAATTAGGTAAGTCAATAGCAAGTTATCCACAGGTAAAAATAAAAACTAATAAAAATAAATTTATGGATAATAAAATAAAAAAATTGAGAGGAGCGAATGCGGTCTTGAATATGAAGATATATTATTGTGTTCTTATCCAACAAAATTAAAAAGATAATTAAGGAAAATGCGGGGCTTGTCCCGCGCAGTCGAGGGGTTGACGATAATTTAATAAAAGAGTAGTATAAAAACATCTGCCAAAGGCAGATAAGGAGGAAAAAATGACTGGAGAATGGTTTTTTTTCGGGGTTGGGTTTATTGTTTTCATATCGGTTCTTATTTTCTTCGTTGGAAGGAATGTAGGAAAGGAAATCAAGGACCTGAAAAAAACTCCTCAAAATAAATCTTTTGAGGATGGACCAGAATGAATTTTTGTAATCGGGGGCTGGAAGCAGTCCCCGAGTTTTTTTTTAAATAAAAAAATGGAGCATGCGGTTTTTTGGACCGATGCTCCATGAAGAGCAGGGAATTAAGACTTGAAGAAGGTGCGGACCCACTTCGGGCTTGAGATAGTGACGTACCATCCTCCGTAACTCCAATTGAATTTGAATTGATCTTTTTTGAGTTCTTCTTTAATGGGTTCCCACATCTTCCTGCTGACGAATGGACCCTTACGTATGATCAGAGTCAACATGTAATGGTTGATGTAGATAAAGCCAAAGCAAAAACGTTTTCTTTCCGCCATTTTCAGCCACTTCCTCATGTTTATTTTTTTCATCAATCACCTCCTGTTCGCATCATAATCGCTTTTTATAATCTTGTCAATGTTCTTAAATTGTATTATGATAGATGTATGGCAAAAATTATTTTTAAAATTATGAAGGCAGGGGAGAAAGGACGTTCGGAAGTTGAGATAATTCTGGAAACCCGCCGCAAGCAAAGCAAGCAGGCGGGCCCGTCAAAATACAAAGTTTTTGTCCGGGACACTGATGAAGTACTTTCTGCGCTTGACACGCTATTAAAAAGGAGTAAAATAGGATTAGAGTCAGTAAAAGATATTAAAATAGAGACTCATAAAGAAGCAGGGCTTACCTCTACGAGGATAATAAAATCAATTGTAAAAGCCCTTTGCTTCCTCTAAACTTGACTTGGAAATATAAATAAATTAGTATAGAAAAGCTAGTGAAAGCCCTATTTTAGGGTCAGTTTCTATATTTTAATCGGGTAAAATGCTGCGTTTTCATGATTAAATATTTTTCAAACTATCCGAAAAAATTATATCCTCTTCCAAACTTAGTTGAAATTCAACTTAATAGTTATAAATTATTTTTAGAAAAAGGATTGAGGGAACTCTTTGATGAAATATCTCCTATCGTCGATTACGGCGGTAAGGATATTTCTTTATATTTTAAGGAATATTATCTGGATGAGCCCAAATGTGATGAGATAAAGGCCAAAAAAAATAGTCTTTCCTACGAAGCGCCTTTAAAAATTAAATTAAAATTAGTCAATAAAAAAGCGAACGAGACAAAGGAACAGGAGATTTTTCTCACTGATTTGCCTTTGATTACTCCCCGCGGAACATTCATTGTCAACGGAGTGGAAAGAGTTGTTATTTCCCAGTTGATAAGGTCCGCGGGTGTTTTTTTTAAGACAAGTTATATAAAAGGAAGGAAAGTGCATGGCGCAAAAATCATTCCGAACCGAGGCGCTTGGCTGGAATTTGACACAGAAGCAAACAATTCAATTGTTGTGCGTATTGACAGAAAAAGAAAAATTCCAGCAACAGCATTGCTTAGAATTTTTGGTTTGGATACTGATGAGAAAATTCTCAAGGAATTCAAAGACATTGACAATGATGCTGATATTCAATATATAAAAGAAACTCTGGCCAGGGATACTTCCAAAACATCCGACGACGCCTGGATTGAAATTTACAAAAGAATCAGGCCAGGCGATTTGGCTGCT from Patescibacteria group bacterium includes the following:
- a CDS encoding NYN domain-containing protein, which encodes MNGQNKTVYVFIDASNVWNAVKSVKKFIEYKTLKDYFRKNFNADKVEIFYYDAYPKTGTRDYDLDGKHKFFTYLKKGLGFTVRKKELKRISVISESGESIIEKGNMDVEITIDAMHNIHKYNIAIFFSGDADFLALVNYLKNGGKKVYIFSSEDNISHELKTGGDGYFDLKDIHEFWGKDLKHRVK